From the Homo sapiens chromosome 1, GRCh38.p14 Primary Assembly genome, one window contains:
- the OLFML3 gene encoding olfactomedin-like protein 3 isoform 2 (isoform 2 is encoded by transcript variant 2): protein MAQWHCSQRTQAGGHGVGERLAQCQDQSSRHAAELRDFKNKMLPLLEVAEKEREALRTEADTISGRVDRLEREVDYLETQNPALPCVEFDEKVTGGPGTKGKGRRNEKYDMVTDCGYTISQVRSMKILKRFGGPAGLWTKDPLGQTEKIYVLDGTQNDTAFVFPRLRDFTLAMAARKASRVRVPFPWVGTGQLVYGGFLYFARRPPGRPGGGGEMENTLQLIKFHLANRTVVDSSVFPAEGLIPPYGLTADTYIDLAADEEGLWAVYATREDDRHLCLAKLDPQTLDTEQQWDTPCPRENAEAAFVICGTLYVVYNTRPASRARIQCSFDASGTLTPERAALPYFPRRYGAHASLRYNPRERQLYAWDDGYQIVYKLEMRKKEEEV, encoded by the exons ATGGCTCAGTGGCACTGCTCACAGAGAACACAGGCTGGAGGACATGGAGTCGGG GAACGGCTGGCCCAGTGCCAGGACCAGAGTAGTCGGCATGCTGCTGAGCTGCGGGACTTCAAGAACAAGATGCTGCCACTGCTGGAGGTGGCAGAGAAGGAGCGGGAGGCACTCAGAACTGAGGCCGACACCATCTCCGGGAGAGTGGATCGTCTGGAGCGGGAGGTAGACTATCTGGAGACCCAGAACCCAGCTCTGCCCTGTGTAGAGTTTGATGAGAAGGTGACTGGAGGCCCTGGGACCAAAGGCAAGGGAAGAAGGAATGAGAAGTACGATATGGTGACAG ACTGTGGCTACACAATCTCTCAAGTGAGATCAATGAAGATTCTGAAGCGATTTGGTGGCCCAGCTGGTCTATGGACCAAGGATCCACTGGGGCAAACAGAGAAGATCTACGTGTTAGATGGGACACAGAATGACACAGCCTTTGTCTTCCCAAGGCTGCGTGACTTCACCCTTGCCATGGCTGCCCGGAAAGCTTCCCGAGTCCGGGTGCCCTTCCCCTGGGTAGGCACAGGGCAGCTGGTATATGGTGGCTTTCTTTATTTTGCTCGGAGGCCTCCTGGAAGACCTGGTGGAGGTGGTGAGATGGAGAACACTTTGCAGCTAATCAAATTCCACCTGGCAAACCGAACAGTGGTGGACAGCTCAGTATTCCCAGCAGAGGGGCTGATCCCCCCCTACGGCTTGACAGCAGACACCTACATCGACCTGGCAGCTGATGAGGAAGGTCTTTGGGCTGTCTATGCCACCCGGGAGGATGACAGGCACTTGTGTCTGGCCAAGTTAGATCCACAGACACTGGACACAGAGCAGCAGTGGGACACACCATGTCCCAGAGAGAATGCTGAGGCTGCCTTTGTCATCTGTGGGACCCTCTATGTCGTCTATAACACCCGTCCTGCCAGTCGGGCCCGCATCCAGTGCTCCTTTGATGCCAGCGGCACCCTGACCCCTGAACGGGCAGCACTCCCTTATTTTCCCCGCAGATATGGTGCCCATGCCAGCCTCCGCTATAACCCCCGAGAACGCCAGCTCTATGCCTGGGATGATGGCTACCAGATTGTCTATAAGCTGGagatgaggaagaaagaggaggaggttTGA
- the OLFML3 gene encoding olfactomedin-like protein 3 isoform 3 (isoform 3 is encoded by transcript variant 3), with product MLPLLEVAEKEREALRTEADTISGRVDRLEREVDYLETQNPALPCVEFDEKVTGGPGTKGKGRRNEKYDMVTDCGYTISQVRSMKILKRFGGPAGLWTKDPLGQTEKIYVLDGTQNDTAFVFPRLRDFTLAMAARKASRVRVPFPWVGTGQLVYGGFLYFARRPPGRPGGGGEMENTLQLIKFHLANRTVVDSSVFPAEGLIPPYGLTADTYIDLAADEEGLWAVYATREDDRHLCLAKLDPQTLDTEQQWDTPCPRENAEAAFVICGTLYVVYNTRPASRARIQCSFDASGTLTPERAALPYFPRRYGAHASLRYNPRERQLYAWDDGYQIVYKLEMRKKEEEV from the exons ATGCTGCCACTGCTGGAGGTGGCAGAGAAGGAGCGGGAGGCACTCAGAACTGAGGCCGACACCATCTCCGGGAGAGTGGATCGTCTGGAGCGGGAGGTAGACTATCTGGAGACCCAGAACCCAGCTCTGCCCTGTGTAGAGTTTGATGAGAAGGTGACTGGAGGCCCTGGGACCAAAGGCAAGGGAAGAAGGAATGAGAAGTACGATATGGTGACAG ACTGTGGCTACACAATCTCTCAAGTGAGATCAATGAAGATTCTGAAGCGATTTGGTGGCCCAGCTGGTCTATGGACCAAGGATCCACTGGGGCAAACAGAGAAGATCTACGTGTTAGATGGGACACAGAATGACACAGCCTTTGTCTTCCCAAGGCTGCGTGACTTCACCCTTGCCATGGCTGCCCGGAAAGCTTCCCGAGTCCGGGTGCCCTTCCCCTGGGTAGGCACAGGGCAGCTGGTATATGGTGGCTTTCTTTATTTTGCTCGGAGGCCTCCTGGAAGACCTGGTGGAGGTGGTGAGATGGAGAACACTTTGCAGCTAATCAAATTCCACCTGGCAAACCGAACAGTGGTGGACAGCTCAGTATTCCCAGCAGAGGGGCTGATCCCCCCCTACGGCTTGACAGCAGACACCTACATCGACCTGGCAGCTGATGAGGAAGGTCTTTGGGCTGTCTATGCCACCCGGGAGGATGACAGGCACTTGTGTCTGGCCAAGTTAGATCCACAGACACTGGACACAGAGCAGCAGTGGGACACACCATGTCCCAGAGAGAATGCTGAGGCTGCCTTTGTCATCTGTGGGACCCTCTATGTCGTCTATAACACCCGTCCTGCCAGTCGGGCCCGCATCCAGTGCTCCTTTGATGCCAGCGGCACCCTGACCCCTGAACGGGCAGCACTCCCTTATTTTCCCCGCAGATATGGTGCCCATGCCAGCCTCCGCTATAACCCCCGAGAACGCCAGCTCTATGCCTGGGATGATGGCTACCAGATTGTCTATAAGCTGGagatgaggaagaaagaggaggaggttTGA
- the OLFML3 gene encoding olfactomedin-like protein 3 isoform 1 precursor (isoform 1 precursor is encoded by transcript variant 1), which yields MGPSTPLLILFLLSWSGPLQGQQHHLVEYMERRLAALEERLAQCQDQSSRHAAELRDFKNKMLPLLEVAEKEREALRTEADTISGRVDRLEREVDYLETQNPALPCVEFDEKVTGGPGTKGKGRRNEKYDMVTDCGYTISQVRSMKILKRFGGPAGLWTKDPLGQTEKIYVLDGTQNDTAFVFPRLRDFTLAMAARKASRVRVPFPWVGTGQLVYGGFLYFARRPPGRPGGGGEMENTLQLIKFHLANRTVVDSSVFPAEGLIPPYGLTADTYIDLAADEEGLWAVYATREDDRHLCLAKLDPQTLDTEQQWDTPCPRENAEAAFVICGTLYVVYNTRPASRARIQCSFDASGTLTPERAALPYFPRRYGAHASLRYNPRERQLYAWDDGYQIVYKLEMRKKEEEV from the exons ATGGGGCCCAGCACCCCTCTCCTCATCTTGTTCCTTTTGTCATGGTCGGGACCCCTCCAAGGACAGCAGCACCACCTTGTGGAGTACATGGAACGCCGACTAGCTGCTTTAGAG GAACGGCTGGCCCAGTGCCAGGACCAGAGTAGTCGGCATGCTGCTGAGCTGCGGGACTTCAAGAACAAGATGCTGCCACTGCTGGAGGTGGCAGAGAAGGAGCGGGAGGCACTCAGAACTGAGGCCGACACCATCTCCGGGAGAGTGGATCGTCTGGAGCGGGAGGTAGACTATCTGGAGACCCAGAACCCAGCTCTGCCCTGTGTAGAGTTTGATGAGAAGGTGACTGGAGGCCCTGGGACCAAAGGCAAGGGAAGAAGGAATGAGAAGTACGATATGGTGACAG ACTGTGGCTACACAATCTCTCAAGTGAGATCAATGAAGATTCTGAAGCGATTTGGTGGCCCAGCTGGTCTATGGACCAAGGATCCACTGGGGCAAACAGAGAAGATCTACGTGTTAGATGGGACACAGAATGACACAGCCTTTGTCTTCCCAAGGCTGCGTGACTTCACCCTTGCCATGGCTGCCCGGAAAGCTTCCCGAGTCCGGGTGCCCTTCCCCTGGGTAGGCACAGGGCAGCTGGTATATGGTGGCTTTCTTTATTTTGCTCGGAGGCCTCCTGGAAGACCTGGTGGAGGTGGTGAGATGGAGAACACTTTGCAGCTAATCAAATTCCACCTGGCAAACCGAACAGTGGTGGACAGCTCAGTATTCCCAGCAGAGGGGCTGATCCCCCCCTACGGCTTGACAGCAGACACCTACATCGACCTGGCAGCTGATGAGGAAGGTCTTTGGGCTGTCTATGCCACCCGGGAGGATGACAGGCACTTGTGTCTGGCCAAGTTAGATCCACAGACACTGGACACAGAGCAGCAGTGGGACACACCATGTCCCAGAGAGAATGCTGAGGCTGCCTTTGTCATCTGTGGGACCCTCTATGTCGTCTATAACACCCGTCCTGCCAGTCGGGCCCGCATCCAGTGCTCCTTTGATGCCAGCGGCACCCTGACCCCTGAACGGGCAGCACTCCCTTATTTTCCCCGCAGATATGGTGCCCATGCCAGCCTCCGCTATAACCCCCGAGAACGCCAGCTCTATGCCTGGGATGATGGCTACCAGATTGTCTATAAGCTGGagatgaggaagaaagaggaggaggttTGA